A region of the Littorina saxatilis isolate snail1 linkage group LG12, US_GU_Lsax_2.0, whole genome shotgun sequence genome:
tttataaaaaaaataattttgttacaattttcagatttttaatgaccaaagtcattaattaatttttaagccaccaagctgaaatgcaataccgaagtccgggcttcgtcggagattacttgaccaaaatttcaaccaatttggttgaaaaatgagagcgtgacagtgccgcctcaactttcacgaaaagccggatatgacgtcatcaaagacatttatcaaaaaaattgaaaaaaacgtgtgaggatatcatacccaggaactctcatgtcaattttcataaagatcggtccagtagtttagtctgaatcgctatacacacacacacagacagacagacacacacacatacaccacgaccctcgtctcgattcccccctctatgttaaaacatttagtcaaaacttgactaaatgtaaaaaaggggccgtatatactgtatggcagcttgctttccccagtgagaaaacaACTTgaatgtccatgagggtaacctcacaggttTATATGAAATCTTATTCTTATGATTATCCTCATCCTTGTCTTCCTCTTCAAGGTGGTGGCTGTTGGCTGCGGATGATGGTAACCCATTGGGAAGCATCAAGGCACAGGGCACACTGGGATTGTTCTATTCTCGGTCAGGCGGCACAGTCGAGCTTAACAAAGCATTCTTCTGGCACTCAGAAGCTTGCGGCAATGGCAATTTGGAATCTCAAGGTTGGCTGAAGATTAAATGAATTTGAATTTTAGGAAAAAAGTAAATGATATAGTCAtgccctttttggctcacgtaagtgtagcctatgcgatcgtaactttgtctgtctgtgcgtccgtgcgtatgtgcgtgcgtgcgtgcgtgcgtgcgtgcgtgcgtgcgtgcgtgcgtgcgtgtgtatgtctgtggtagaaactctaacatttgaagacgtcacattacattgacgtcacattatgacgtaagagggttagacgtcacgcgaaggaagtactgaaagtctcggtcattattattttgagcgggccgagactagttggcagtcgtgtccctgtaagtaggctacgtgcagacagacagatctagatctagtgtctcgctttcttgcacagtttcacctatgctctttctgtgtgtgtgtgtgtgtgtgtgtgtgtgtgtgtgtgtgtgtgtgtgtgtgtgtgtgtgtgtgtgtgtgtgtgtgtgtgacggagtgattgagtttgtgttactgtttgtcgatttcttacgtgagccttgatggcttcgcctcttaaTTGTTTCTGTTGAGATCATGTTAATCTTATTGTGAATGGAtggagtggaaggggtggagTGATCAGGAATCATTCGATAGATACGCCAAGTCAGGGGTTGCagtaacgtgacttttattttaacaTGTACCAGGAGGCAATGTCTGATGACATAATATAAGTACATGACATAACAAGTGTAAACGCACCATTCATACCAATGCATCCAAACCATACAACATTCCAGTAAACATTAATTACCAtgaaaaggaagggggggggaagCGATGGGGAGACAGGGGTAATCCATTATTACATTAGACCACTGAGGACACGTCACACATGCAAGCGTGACTAGGGCCGATAACTTCAGGGTATATTACTCTATAAAGCTACTAAAGGGAGGTTACTCCAGCGCCACACAGCGAGCAAAGCGTTACACTGCGACAAAACAAAGACCTCTCTGCTGGCGGGAAACACAAAACTGACGCTATGACGTCACTACAAACGCCTgtcaaaatggctgacacacatacgtacacaccatagcatctatatctatatacggcttgtgtgtgtctgtctgtgtgttcacgattcacggccaaagttctcgatggatctgcttcaaatttggtgggcatattcaggtagaccccggacacaatcgtggaaaattttcaacacgtgcgtgctctcagcgcgcagcgctgaaccgattttggtttttctgtacatccattcccagtaactcttccttatcttctccagtgttttgcacgtttatctcccttccttcgtacggtgcgccggcaaagctgGCGTACAcctggcaaagccgggtccccggcgaagccgggtattcggctctacttcttcccggcgaagcgggtattcatctataGTCAATCATACGTGAAGaaaatgtcttttttacctgatccaaacgagttgaattttagtctcaaaatgcaccagattgcacagattttaatgtaccattttaAAAAATTCGAACCCCCCTAAAataaagggatttcctcttttttcatcacaagagagtcccggCCCGGGCTCCCCTGATTATTGGAAGTAAGATTGTTGTATGAAGTAACAATTAAAGCTTTAGTGTCTGTGTTTTAGTCAAGATCTTAGCCAACTTTGATTGGTAAACTGACACCTACAGCTGGGTGTACTTTTGAGTTCAAAGCTAATTAAGTTCTTGTTTTGGTATGTGGGGTACCGGTCCTTAATGTTTTAGTGCTGTTGATCTTGTATTTCAAGCAGCATAGGACTCCATGCACACAGAGCAAGTCGTCTTGCAGGTTCAGAAGTATTACTGCTTATACTTGCATGTTGATCAACTTGAAAGTGATCTCAAATGTACTGTTATTAACATTATTTCTCTGcaaccttttttttcaaacactaTACAGACATATTTCGTAGAATGTTCACTTTTACATAAACTATAGACTTTAAAGATGCGGTTTCATTTTGAGTGTGGTTGTTTCActgtgatattttttttctcacatgcCAGAGTATATAGGGTTCACAAAAGTAGAGGTGCAaccaaatatgtgaccctccaccacgggatgagtcgcatcacctttgcatgattttcatatttttacattttcctaaagagttttttatgctctatccagtggtgaaacccgttttagaaaagagcgaaaactgttggagttatacgcctgtgactaaggtgaccctcacactgttaccagacactccctggacttatattaagcctagcgcaaaaccgcgcgaggtgacatgcgactcattttgtggtggagggtcacatatgttgaCATGATCCTTATATTTGTTCCGGGCTTTCTGAGGTATAATTATTCATGCCCTTTCAATTAGCTACTTCCCTTTATGCTTACACAGTAAAATCAAGATTTCAAAGAACACttgtcatgtttgtttgttttttactgCACAGTTCATCACCtttttcttctgtcttttttATTGGATTTTTTCCATTGTCATCTTGTATACTACGTTTCTCCCTTAATCGTCTTTATGTGCATATACTCTTGATTCTACAATGGCGGGGCAGTTGATGCCTCATTCAAACTGGTGCATGTTCAGATTTATTTACAGTTGATTACAAAAAAATACTTTACTCACGTTAACACAAAGGTTTTTAACTATACTCACATGCAGTCACAATTGTTCTTCTGCTTATACAATAATTTAATGCCATACatattcttgtttgtttgtttgttcgttcatgggctgaaactcccacggcttttacgtgtatgaccgtttttaccccgccatttaggcagccatacgccgctttcggaggaagcatgctgggtattttcgtgtttctataacccaccgaactctgacatatggattacaggatctttttcgtgcgcacttggtcttgtgcttgcgtgtatacacgggggtgttcggacaccgaggagagtctgcacagagAGTtgattctgagaaataaatctctcgccgaacgtggggacgaactcacgctgacagtggccaactggatacaaatccagcgcgctaccgactatGATAACTATGTACAGCAGATAACTCTTGATAACTATGAACAACAGATAACTCTTGATAACTATGTACAACAGATAACTCTTGATAACTATGTACAGCACAACCCTCTTTCAAGACCCTTAAAGAACCAgacgaaaatcaggtcttcaaagGGAGGAAACTGGTCAATTTACAGACCATGTACAGACAAATTGTAAAAACAGTATGGTTCTTAAAAatggagggttgggggggggggggggagaacgttgtgtcttaaaaggggggcttCCATTGCATAAAAACTTTATATGcaatggaacctcccttttaagacaccccctcTATAAGAAAGACTCAGCAAGAAAGACTCAGCAAGAAAGGGTTCTCCTATATGTTGTGTATTTTCAGTAACTGTAAAACAGCACTTATTTagtcagtgaccgttgaccagCAAAATATGTGAGAATAAAACAATTTCTTTAGCAGCTCTTGCTAGTGGGAATTGAAAAGCAAGAACTAAACTCAGGTTAGTTATTGGAATGATCATAACACTCCAATcagaaacagaacaaaacattCATCCATTATCTCAACCTAGCGGTCTTTGAAACAAGaagcctttcttcttcttctttttacatttcgtctagttttgactaaatgttttaacattgagggggaatcgagatgagggtcgtggtgtttgtgtgtgtgtatgtgtgtgtgtgtgtgtgtgtgtatacgtgaaaaaactactggaccggtaacgatcttcatgaaacttcacatgagagttcatgggtatgatatccctagacttattcttcattttttggatagatgcctttgatgacgacatatccggcttttaatgATTGTTGCGGCGGCATGTcatgctctcatttttcaaccaaataaattgaaattttggtcaagcaatctttgactcagtccggaccatgggattgcatttcagctcggaagcttaaaaatgagttaattagtttgctcattaaagttttcattaaaatcgatttttcacaaacaaatttaaaattgattgcatcgaaTTCTTCATAAATAAATtctaaatctaaaaatatatatatataatatacaaatgtcatgtttactcttaaaatgtgatcacaattaatgaaaataggtGTGTTTGTAAAattaatccaaaaataatttcatcttattctttatcatttcctgattccaaaaacatatagatataatatgttgtattcaaaacaagctcagaaatgtaaaaagaatacagcaaagcgcgctttcctgcttaccgCAATACACTACTATATTGCTCTATATACTGACTCaacttgtcaatttcacttcgtgttgcatGGAAAAAGTGAGTGCTTGCCGCGGGGATTGGTGAAAATGTtttgtcttggtaaaaaaaaatgcagaacgttcagtttcattctgcgagtttaacagattgactaaatgttgtaatttcgccttatgcgacttgtttacatttagtcaagttttgattttatcttattttgGAATGATAGCAGTCTGTTTTAGATCTGTCACATGGGGGTTACAGCTTGCATGCATTATGTGACATGTTTTCAGGAGCTCTGGGTGTGATGTACTTATACGGCGTTGGCGTGAAGGCGGACAGTGATGCTGCCTACATCTGTCTGAGAGACGCATCTGACAGGGGCAATGTCTACGCCATGGGTAACCTGATCTCACTATTCTACCAGCGCAAGCTCTACACCAAGGCTGCTGATCTTGCCAGCAagtatgtgtctgtatgtgtgtgtttgtgtgtgtgtgcgtgtgtttgtaattgtgtgtgcgtgtgtgtgtgtgcaggggcggagcagttaattAAGCccgagggaaggggggggggggttacaacctggggtccaggggttggTAGAGGTTGGGTACCGGGGTGTTGgggtatgcatgtgtgttagtcaagtgtgtgtggtatgtgtgtgtgtgttagtcaagtgtgtgtggtatgtgtgtgtgttagtcaagtgtgtgtagtatgtgtgtgtgttagtcaagtgtgtgtggtatattgtgtgtgtgttagtcaagtgtatgtggtatgtgtgtgtgttagtcaagtgtgtgtggtatgtgtgtgtgttaagtgtgtgtggtatgtgtgtgtgttagtcaagtgtgtgtggtatacatgtgtgtgtgttagtcaagtgtgtgtggtatctgtgtgtgttaagtgtgtgtggtatgtttgtgtgttagtcAAGTATGtatggtatgtgtgtgtattagtcaagtgtgtgtggtatgtgtgtgtgtgttagtcaagtgtgtgtggtatgtgtgtgttagtcaagtgtgtgtagtatgtgtgtgtgttagtcaagtgtgtgtggtatgtgtgtgtgttagtcaagtgtgtgtggtatgtgtgtgtgttagtcaagtgtgtgtggtatgtgtgtgtgttagtcaagtgtgtggggtatgtgtgtgtgttagtcaagtgtgtgtggtatgtgtgtgttagtcaagtgtgtgtggtatgtgtgtgtgttagtcaagtgtgtgtgttagtcaagtgtgtggggtatgtgtgtgtgttagtcaagtgtgtgtggtatgtgtgtgtgttagtcaagtgtgtgtggtatgtgtgtgttagtcaagtgtgtgtggtatgtgtgtgttagtcaagtgtgtgtggtatgtgtgtgtgttagtcaagtgtgtgtggcatgtgtgtgtgttagtcaagtgtgtgtggtatgtgtgtgtgttagtcaagtgtgtgtggtatgtgtgtgcattagtcaagtgtgtgtagtatgtgtgtgtgttagtcaagtgtgtgtggtatgtgtgtgttagtcaagtgtgtgtggtatgtgtgtgtgttagtcaagtgtgtgtggtatgtgtgtgtgttagtcaagtgtgtgtggtatgtgtgtgtgttagtcaagtgtgtgtggtatgtgtgtgttagtcaagtgtgtgtggtatgtgtgtgtgttagtcaagtgtgtgtggtatgtgtgtgtgttagtcaagtgtgtgtggtatgtgtgtgttagtcaagtgtgtgtgatatgtttgtgttagtcaagtgtgtgtgatatgtgtgtgttagtcaagtgtgtgtgatatgtgtgtgttagtcaagtgtgtgtggtatgtgtgtgtgttagtcaagtgtgtgtggtatgtgtgttagtcaagtgtgtgtggtatgtgtgtgtgttagtcaagtgtgtgtggtatgtgtgtgttagtcaagtgtgtgtggtatgtgtgtgttagtcaagtgtgtgtggtatgtgtgtgttagtcaagtgtgtgtggtatgtgtgtgttagtcaagtgtgtgtggtatgtgtgtgtgttagtcaagtgtgtgtggtatgtgtgtgtgttagtcaattgtgtgtggtatgtgtgggTTGATTGTTATGTGTGTGTCGGTTTGCATTtctgtgtacatgtatttgcctgcttgcttgtgtgcgtgcatgtgcaaTGGAGACAATGAAATACCAAGGGAGAACATATTTCCTTTTTGATTGGTAGCTCGACTATTGTATTCTCAGAATTGAATGGTTCATCTTTACACAGCACATGTAGTGTAGGATAAGTATATTAGCTATGGCATATTGTTTTTTATTTACTCATGTGTGTGTAAAGGTTAAGTCAGTGCATACAATATGAGCTGTCTGAAACTGTAcactaaataaatatatatataatggaAAATCAAGTgttcactttctctctttctctctcttgctctctttaAAGATTATATCCTGGTTTTAGGCAATGTGCATGCAAGCACAGCTAGGTGAAAATGAAACTGATACTGAAAACCGTAGATCAGTTTATAATGGATTGGTGTGGGGAAACTGATCTGACATCATATCCCAGGcaacattatttttgttttgttttccttgcTCCTCTTTTAATTTCTGAGTACTTTGAACAAACATAGAATTCCCAGGGAGACTATGAAATCAGTTACACTTGATTGAAATCTTCCTTTTCTGAGTGGCTTGTTAGATGCATGAGTacaggcatgtgtgtgtggggtgggggggggggggagcgtaGGGTGAAAGGTCAAGGCTTTGTATTTCAGTTTTaggagttgttttttttttaaagctgttAAAGCTTTACTTAATTACAGTACACCATTCTTATCTCAACCAATGTGACAGCTTAATTCATGCAGCTCGGATAACCATATACAATTGTTCCATGAACCTGTGTGCTTCAGAGTAGCAGTACTGAACGACATTGATCTCATCGCCCGAGAGACCGACTGCCTCCCAGGTTACATTTCGAAAGGCGTCAGCATGGCCTGCTTTTTCTTCGCACGCTGTCTCTACCGCGGGCTAGGCGTGAAGCAAGACCCAATGCGGGCCAAAGAGTTTTACTCCAGGGTATGCAGGAAGTTTGTCTTCTTTTCTATTTTCTGTTGGGCTTGaggatatacagtggaaccgacCCCATTttacgacctccaaaaatctgagaaaatcaggtcttaaaaaggagggagtcttaaaatgggggtaattttacagatgTTAAGAACAGaaggtctgagaaaacaaggtcttaaaaaggagggagtcttaaaatgggggtaaatttacagaagttatgaacagaaagtcagaaaatcaggtcttaaaaaggagggagtcttaaaatggagggtcttGAAAGGCGGGTCCCACTGTACAGTAATATCTGTGGTATCAGGCCCCTTGGATGAGATCTGAGAGGGCACCTGTTAACAACAGAACCTTACTGGTGTCTCTTTGTCCATTATCTTGATTAAGAGATTaagatatatatatttgttgtgAACGGCCTATGATACATAATATAGTGACAGTGATCGAAGGGTTGGCCCGATGGATTATGTTTTATTGCATGTACTCCTGTAGCAAATTACTTGGACTGTACGTATAGGACCGTCATTATATATAAGATGATCATCTGCTGATTTGAGCCCTTAAATAATGTAACTAATCTTATTTTCTGTGATTTTATGTTCGTAAAGTCTGTAAGTTTACATCCCCAAATTGAAGtctttcttctcttcatttttgAGTGAATTCCACCatgtcaatcaatatgaggcttatatcgcgcgtattccgtgggtacagttctaagcccagggattttttttttttttttttttttttttggcaatttatatcgcgcacatattcaaggcgcagggatttattgatgccgtgtgagatggaatttttttacacaatacatcacgcattcacatcggccagcagatcgcagccttttcggcgcatatcctacttttcacggcctattattccaagtcacacgggtattttggtggacatttttatctatgcctatacaattttgccaggaaagacccttttgtcaattgtgggatctttaacgtgcacaccccaatgtagtgtacacgaagggacttcggtttttcgtctcatccgaaagactagcacttgaacccaccacctaggttaggaaaggggggagaaaattgcaaacgccctgacccagggtcgaactcgcaacctcgcaacctctcgcttccgagcgcaagtgcgttaccactcggccacccagcccaTGTGATACCtttatacatgtataaaaaTGAAGTCTTTTTGCTTAATATAAGTCACTGGGTTTGCGGTTTGGCAGGCTCAGCTGGTCGGGTGGTTAAAtgggatgtttgtttgtttgttattttgtgtttgaaaatAGAAAATTAGGATTCTTGTGAGCCTGGGAAGAAAATAtaccatacacaatgtcatcacattcatttttctgtcttttgCAGAGCTACCGATTTGATTCAGATGTCTGCGCCAGACTTCAGAATCTCACTCAGCATGGTGTTATCTAGTGCAATCTAAGTCATCGTCCCTTTTCTTTCATGTTATCTAGCTCAAGATTTGCCTCTGACATGTAGTCTAGTATTCATATCCGGTCTTGAACACAAACAGGATACACAATTACAAATATGTGTGAAACAGGATGGTTGTGTGGAGAAACAACAAGGTCGTTGTGTAGGCTATGGTGTGAAACAACAAGGTTGTTGTGTAGGCTACGGTGTGAAACAACAAGGTCGTTGTGTAGGCTATGGTGTGAAACAACAAGGTTGTTGTGTAGGCTACGGTGTGAAACAACAAGGTCATTGTGTAGGCTATGTTGTGAAACAACAAGGTCATTGTGTAGGCTATGGTGAGAAACAGGAAATCGGGATGACTCATATACTTTAATTTTTCACCTGTCCTAGCTGAATTCAACCAAGTTGCTGTTCGAGTACCTAGTAAAATGCTAGCTGATTTAAAAGTAGTAGCACCTCTTTTTATGCAAGGCAAAGGGGTTATGGGCTGCTTGAGGAGTTATATACTTTGTTTTCATTGGCTCTATGATGTGTCCTGcatttttgtgcctgaagaagcaATAGCAGGCATGCAGACGGGCTGGTTTTCAGAGTGTCCTTAGGAATTATTTGTTGCTGACAAGATATTAAAGCTAAGAAAGTGTCACAAACGCATCCCTGCATTTGACTAGAGCTCTCTAAAAAAAATAGCTGCAAACACATTGAAGAGATGTTCATACGTATTTTAAAGGGAGAGAATCAAGCAGCAATGGACAGTTTGGGCAATGGCTGTACATGTACCACATGTTATTATTTATCACACCGGTATCATATTTCATAGTTATCGTTTATATGACTTGCTTTTCAACTCTTTTTTACTGTTGAAGTCCAACAATGCTGACTCCACAGAAGTTGGTGAGCCATTGTTGTTTTCACAAGATTTGAGTTATTTTTGACACTTGCATTTTGTTTTCTATGTGCTCATTTTGATTTGTGGTGCCTCTGGTTGTATtagcacgtgtgtgtgtgtgtgtgtgtctgtctgtgtctgtctgtgtctgtgtctgtgtctgtgggtgggtgggtgtgggtgggtgggcgtGTGTTGCATGATTTTGCATCTCTGCATTATGTTAATACACCGGCGGCATATGGTTAATTGTCTATGGAAAAATGTTGAACAAGGGGAGTTTTTCATGAAGCATGGTAAGCCATGTTTACGTTAATGAAAATGTCGATTTTCCTTCCCACTATTGTACCCATGAGCTTATATCATCGATGAAGATTCTTTGTCTTAATTGTGGCAAATCGGTTTATGTTGCTCATCCCAGACTGATTTTCGATAATAAACTCCCTGGAAAATTGAAGGTTTCAAGTGTCAAATTTGTGAACCTTTAAAAAATATTAATTTGTTAACTACATGTataaccaaaacatgaacataaGTACATCCACAATGAGGGGATTCTACCGTAGGCTTGTGACAGGTACCACAATATTAGCTGGTATATGGAAAACGGTGTTGTACATTTTTCTCATTGTCCTTTGCCAATCTATGCGGTGTGATCCTGTTATAACATAATGATCACTTCTTGGCTCAATTCCAAAGAATAGTCTTGTGCCTCACAGTGAATGAAAGATTTATACATTATAAGTTCCAAAGACTATATCCATAGTGCTCAAAAATAAACTTGTTTCATGTACATGAAGATTTACAAGAAGGAGAACATATGATCATATTACACACCAGTGTGTGTGCTTGACATTGTGTGAAGAATGTGTTCCTTTACTTTGTTCCCTGGTGTTTTCTAGCTGTAGCACATACTGTTATGacgtgttttacttttagtgaaATAATTTAATAATAGAAAAGAAAGCTTGATGACCGTGCTGACTCTTGTTTGTGGCCTTAGGCTGTGGGGATGTAAAAGTATACTGTGGATTTCTCTgtctgtactctctctctctttctgtctctctctttttctgtctctcgctctctctccctctagctctctttctgtctctctc
Encoded here:
- the LOC138981111 gene encoding LRP2-binding protein-like, with the translated sequence MQLTKDLGAERIHFYKEQKILSDIAREARDHARGYSTLTEEALFEKVEGILVEKIKNGDQRAYFQLGLLFFEQGDFSKARIYFMRSKDFDFQSLYQLSVMMYDGIGGVQNTEEAVELMMKLSNSPSRHSKHLLSAVRYNIGRSYFQGYGVKRQSDSEAERWWLLAADDGNPLGSIKAQGTLGLFYSRSGGTVELNKAFFWHSEACGNGNLESQGALGVMYLYGVGVKADSDAAYICLRDASDRGNVYAMGNLISLFYQRKLYTKAADLASKVAVLNDIDLIARETDCLPGYISKGVSMACFFFARCLYRGLGVKQDPMRAKEFYSRSYRFDSDVCARLQNLTQHGVI